The window atACTCTCATTAGtttcttacaattatgttttgCCAATTCAGATCTACCTATTGCAAGGAGGCATTCGCTTCAACGATTCCTCGAGAAAAGACGGGACAGGTATGCATCCTTTATAACTACACTCCATCCTTCTCCATCCCTCTGGAAATTTAAATTCTATctattttattgagtttttgattgatttactAATCCGGAGCTTGTTGATATGCTTGAGAGAGACTTGTAAAAGATAGGTTGATCATATAATGTTCCTTGAGATTGCATCTAACAGCAACATTTACATTCTTTATCTCTGCAGATTGGTCAACAAAAACCCTTACCCTACTTCCGACATCAAAAAGACAGATGTCCCAATAGGCAATGCCTCTATCAAGGAGGAGTTTCCGACTGCTTAGCAGAAGATCAAACCTCAGGGTTACAATAAGCTTTTAAAGCAAACTAAGTAAAACTTTATGTCAATATGGTTGATATGGTAATATTCTATCACGTATGCTGCTGTGTGTTGTATGATAGTCGTCTTCTGTATAGGTTTGTTAGACAAACCGAAGATTTGTTTGCATGTCTGGAGTGGTCAGACATGTTTGTCTTTTTACAAGTCGCTTTAAGGGCGGGTGATCATCTCTACTGAAAAAACTACTATTGTGGACAATATCCTACAGTCTTCTTTTCTAACTAATACTCTTGTTGTTATGTTACTGAACTTGGTGTCTTTTTAAGACAATCTGTGTGTTAAAAGTAATGAAATCtttgttgttattatataaGCTTTCATTCAAAACAAATCGAGTCTCTTATTAAATAGGCTGTATAATTTGTGAATGATGAATAACAAATGGGAGATGTTAGAGTACAAACAGTGGCAGTGTGCCATAAATTTTACAATCTAAACGTACATATATTCACCTCCGCGGACAGCATTCTCTGCGCCTTTCCTCTCTTCCTCGGCctctttctccctctctttcCAGTTTTCGTACTTCTGATCGTCTGTTGGTAACTCATGACGACATATAGGGCAAGAGTTATCCTCGTTCTGCCACAAACAATTAGATCATGAGCTTTTTATGTTCTTGATCAGGAGGAAAGGGATGAAGTCGGTCGGTTTTGCTTAatcttgtttggtttggtttggttcgagGAAATAGATTACATACGTCAAAATTACCTGTTTACCTAATAGAAAACCGAAccattttaatgtttatatttttgagattttattttgtttttaatatctgAATTGAATACAAATCTTTACAAATTTTACGTAAAATTTTATTGCCtctaaaaatgtttattattttagtaattttctactacaattttttgtgttgtgtgcAATAATGCTACACCATTTTGTGTCTCTAAATTTGTAGCATTTTTGCTATAATTTATATCTGCTACTATTTGTCATTATATATCTATGCATAGTAACTAATTAGCtacaatatatattaactagattaggacccgtaaaattctttttatttatattgtaattttatatcaaatataatttctgtgattatttttaaaagttttttttggataaaacattatgcaataaaatcatatgttaaatattgatTGCTTGAAAAAACCACCTATTTTGTAAGCTATTCGTGCTataacacgggttaaattttattttatacaaaattttgtatattttatattttaaaataaaattttaatatgttgtattactttatgtatgtgaagttatttcaataatgtatattctacatcatgacttgaatgtcattataagacataattttgtaaatttggatttgtaaaaagcgagttattatattataagtaatttaatatatgttatatttttgtttcaatataattagtttcttgaaattctttcatattatagtgatatattattgaccattgctataacaaatcaaattagagcgtttatagtttctaactttttgatctattaaatatttatgttatttatcaaaatatcaagtttcaatattttaaaaatatttgaaaataaactattttaaattatattatactataaaattataaaattcaacaaaaaaaatatgaaattgaatttaaatattcaaatttgatccgttactcagtaaatattttaattcaatagatattatttttaaagaataatattactaaagcttgaatattttatagattgaacaattatttgtttttaaaaattcaacttatggtatatctgggaataaaactattttttaattataataaataatatgaattttttttttgtttcacaaaatagacacatatataaagatgagaggtgaagtataattaacaaattaatatagtaagttatatatcaaaagattttatttgctgaataatttaataaagaaaattaatatggtaagttagatgatatcaaatgattttttgagATATTAACAACagataaatgtttataattacgaatacagatataaaacttaataatttttattatatgtagttaaaaatcaaacataaatattaaaataaaatttaagtaattttaagcggttcaggcggtcatctaggcgtctgctgagctcttagcgcctagacggcacctaagcggccgcctagaccgctttcttgaacactgattaATATAGCCCACAGATTGACCAAtaaatctataactttttttaaccaacctatatttaatttataacatattttgtaaccaacctataaatattatatagtttacaaaaaaaattgtgtactcCGTAATATTATATAGGGAATTAAAAGTTTGTCACTAATTTATAACTATTTgtagttaatatttgttattatttttatattagcAAAAAAACCATAGctatatgattaaaattttcTCGTATACGACAATCTATAAATACATTGTATGGAACATGTTATGATGGTGTCTATCTTAAATATTTTCCCTTGACAACGATTCTTACAAAAAACACATAATGGTCGAGAAATATTACTTTTGGGAAGAGTCTGAACATCATTCTGCGATCCCCCTCCTAAGTAACTATAGGGCTTCAAATATGGGTCTGCACCAATTACGCATTCAACATGAAAACCTGTGTAGCATTCATTGCACCCGTAAAACACTTTTGCTCCCGTAAAACACTTTTGCTCCCGTATCTTGTAAATTACGTTCGCACACCTCACACCAATCTTTCTCGCTTACTTCGTCACCCCATAACAACGTGAGAGGATGTGTGTCGTAATGCTGATATTTTGCTTTGTATGGTAAGGTAACGCACCTGAAACATACAACAAAATTGCATTTCATGCAATTTAATTGTTTAAGACATATTCTTTTGCATACGTCACACATAGGTTCTACTCCTTGGTTTAAAGATATGAACAAGGGATGTTCATGACCTTTGTAATCAAATGGCTCAGAAATTGAATCACACCTTACATCTAAATTAAAGCAGTCTCCACCTTTGTAATTGCACGCATAGCCAAAGCCATTGTACATACGACCACAAGCATCACAACTAGAATAATCTCTATTGTGAAACTGCTTCATTTTAAGTGGATGAAGATGTAAGGCATGTTGAATTCTACGGGGAGCCTTAGAACATGTTTCATGGAGGATGAACTCACACTCCATACATGAATACAAGTCACCTTCATAGATAGGAAGGACACACGCTTGACAAAATTTATTCTCGTCATAAAGTATATTGACCTCGAGTCGGAGATGATGGtcatgaagaaaataaagtatCACTCCTTCAGATATCATTTCGAACGGCCCAACATCTTGTgttatatcatcttcttctggtACACCTTCGAGTTCTTTTCCATCCCACACATTCTTCCATGTAGCACATATTGGATGAACAATATAATTGCTACACGTGTCACACGTATACACACTATGATCACCTTTAATACTTTGACGACAAACTCCACAAAACCGTTCTGATCTTGATGGAAAAGAAAGAGTAAAGGAGATGCGATGGTGGTGACGTGATATCTTGATGATGTGTGGGAGATTCATACAATCAGTATGAGATACAAAGTTGCATCTGACACAAATGTAGGTGGGACAAACTTGTCTCAGCCAACCACAAAGGTTACAAGTTAAGCAAGTTTGTCTGGAGAAAAACATGAGAGGATGAACATGGTTTTTTGGTGGGTCTACAACAAAGGGTATTGGTTTCATCGCACATGTTGGATGCATAAAAATCTGACATATCGTACAATGATACATTAACCCATTTGCTAATATTCTACAACATAAACACTCAATATCGTCGGAATCCCCATAATAACGAAGTAAAAGTTGGAGAGGATGTTGAGGGTGGTAAGGATGATTAATTTTTAGTGGAGACTGGATACATTCCCTATGGAATTTATCATCACAGTAGTTACAGAAGTAATAGTCTGTACCAAAATTTGAGCCTCTGCATAGGTCACACCCACCATCGGCATCAAATTCCTTATTGTTGCACCAAAACAGAGGGAGTACATGATGATCAGAAGAATCCGTTGTTGTAGGAATTACGTACTCGGGGGAAGAACTGAGAAGATAAAAGCCATGCTTATAAAAAACATGCCTTTGCTGTCGTTCATTAGGACATAAGAAAAGAGGTTGAAGAGATAGCTCAGCGGAGGAGGTTGGTGTATGTATTTCGGGTATGGGACAATACTTAGGGTGATGGTATACCAAAAACAATTTACCATTCTTTTCCACCTCATGAAATCCACCGTTAGAATCCATGACACTATCTCTTAATTTGTCTTTctttactatatttttgttataggtttcttttaaaaaaaatatttgttatacagaatatcaaatttttaacaatttccattataaaaatgaaattatgatTCCAAGAGTGTTCTTCTACTTTTGATAATTGTATCCTTAACGTAAAAAAATGTGGtggaatttgttctttttcttttgtagtgGTTATAATGTTCTTCTTTGCATGAAAGTAAAGAATAAACTGTTCTTTGCATATAATTTTCgtcattttttaaattttatgactTCAAGATTCTATAAAAGTCGTGGTCAATCCATTagtaccaaaaaagaaaatatattgagaCTTAATGAACTCAAACAAGAAAcacgaagagaaaaaaaactaagttttgAATTCAAAAGTAGTCAGTTccaaagttcatgttttttcagtatctaaaagaaaaaatgccAAGGATTCTTATAAGAAAagtgagaaaccctaaaaactatGATGTTTGTGTCTGTTTGCATTTGATTTATATTCAAAAACTTTCCGGATCTTACACGCTATAACTTTGTTATCTCTTCATTCGAGTTTTGGTGTCCATTAGTTTTGAAACTTAAGCATTTTCAATAACAAACGTACAATAAAACATGAAGAATAGGCTTTGCATGGACAAGATTGTTACtgtagaagagacaagagacacacaatttttaacgaggttcagcaaatgcctacGTTTTCAAACTTTGCTGGTAATACTTCTTGAGCACAATTACAGTTAGTGCTCAATATTGGACTTACACAAACCTAAGATCTTCTCTTAACTTGTTTCCAATCTATTCACAACCCACTAAGAGATCCCTAAAATCAACAACACTGATCTACACCCAGGACTCTCacttagaaacaaaaacccTCACCCTTTTCTCCCAAAGATGTCAAAAGGCTTACAAggtttttcctctcttttttcaCGTTCTCAAGAGATAAGTTTCTAAGTCCTAGACCCTCTATATTTAAGGGATTTCGTGCCTCTGCCAAGGCTaacaactttcctaaaatcaagaGGAAATATTCTATTTAactttattatttgttaaacgAATATTTCCTAATCTtattaaatcttctaaatatcttcaAGCTTCCTTTTTCTTCGTGCTTTACCTCCAAGTAATATCCCAAAACGTGCCTTAAgtatatcttcataaatcttcaaaaccgagacatacaaacaaaatcaacaagcCTTTGATGCTCTTTTGTAGGACAGAGGCTTGAttcataaatcttcaaaaccgAGACATACAGACAAAATCAGAGGCTTGACCATACATCAGATGTCTGTTCCGAGACAGAAGCTTGTGCAGACATA is drawn from Camelina sativa cultivar DH55 chromosome 8, Cs, whole genome shotgun sequence and contains these coding sequences:
- the LOC104706437 gene encoding uncharacterized protein LOC104706437, yielding MDSNGGFHEVEKNGKLFLVYHHPKYCPIPEIHTPTSSAELSLQPLFLCPNERQQRHVFYKHGFYLLSSSPEYVIPTTTDSSDHHVLPLFWCNNKEFDADGGCDLCRGSNFGTDYYFCNYCDDKFHRECIQSPLKINHPYHPQHPLQLLLRYYGDSDDIECLCCRILANGLMYHCTICQIFMHPTCAMKPIPFVVDPPKNHVHPLMFFSRQTCLTCNLCGWLRQVCPTYICVRCNFVSHTDCMNLPHIIKISRHHHRISFTLSFPSRSERFCGVCRQSIKGDHSVYTCDTCSNYIVHPICATWKNVWDGKELEGVPEEDDITQDVGPFEMISEGVILYFLHDHHLRLEVNILYDENKFCQACVLPIYEGDLYSCMECEFILHETCSKAPRRIQHALHLHPLKMKQFHNRDYSSCDACGRMYNGFGYACNYKGGDCFNLDVRCVTLPYKAKYQHYDTHPLTLLWGDEVSEKDWCEVCERNLQDTGAKVFYGSKSVLRVQ